The proteins below come from a single Plasmodium sp. gorilla clade G2 genome assembly, chromosome: 13 genomic window:
- a CDS encoding mitochondrial import inner membrane translocase subunit TIM23, putative — protein sequence MGDYLKTGSVNYDLEILKKKPEKKLSIDKQNLYLQGYGRQWGEKLVYSVGLAYGSGLLLGGGCGLINGIMKGGKTKKLFLNSVLNSTSVIGPSVANQMASLTMIFYALNNMVKLITKNDEIYNSSIAGFLAGCIYKSSSNYKILGSYSIMSSAVFSCIDYGFKKGYI from the exons atgggtgattatttaaaaacagGGTCAGTAAATTATGATttagaaatattaaagaaaaaaccTGAGAAAAAATTATCTATAGATAAACAAAATTTATATCTACAAGGGTATGGAAGACAATGGGGTGAAAAACTAGTATATAGTGTTGGACTAGCATATGGATCAG gCTTATTGTTAGGAGGAGGATGCGGATTAATAAACGGAATCATGAAAGGAGGAAAAACGAAAAAACTCTTTTTAAATTCCGTATTGAATTCAACGTCAGTTATTGGTCCAAGTGTTGCTAATCAAATGGCATCATTAACCATGATATTTTATgcattaaataatatggtAAAATTAATTactaaaaatgatgaaatatataattcaagTATTGCTGGTTTTTTAGCTGgatgtatttataaaagttcttctaattataaaatattgggAAGTTATTCAATTATGTCATCTGCCGTTTTTTCATGTATAGATTATGGTTTTAAAAAAGGTTACATTtga
- a CDS encoding ubiquitin-conjugating enzyme, putative, protein MASASRTSKELLRLQKELKDIEKENVDEIDAHMKDTNIFEWVGFIKGPSGTPYEGGHFILDITIPNDYPYNPPKIKFNTKIWHPNISSQTGAICLDVLKNEWSPALTIRTALLSIQALLSDPQPDDPQDAEVAKMYKENYSLYLKTASVWTKTFATVPKLEPREDIIKKITEMGFSEDQAKKALIKANWNETLALNTLLENS, encoded by the exons atggCATCGGCATCACGAACttcaaaagaattattaagattacaaaaa gaattaaaagatatcgaaaaagaaaatgtagaTGAAATTGATGCACATATGAAAGATACCAATATATTTGAATGGGTTGGATTTATAAAAGGACCATCGGGAACACCTTATGAGGGTGgtcattttattttagatATAACTATACCAAATGACTATCCTTACAATCCTCCAAAA ATAAAATTCAATACCAAAATATGGCATCCAAATATCTCCAGTCAAACAGGAGCTATATGTTTAGacgttttaaaaaatgaatggAGTCCAGCATTAACAATTAGAACTGCACTTTTATCAATTCAAGCACTTTTATCTGACCCACAGCCAG ATGACCCTCAGGATGCTGAAGTAGCAAAAATGTACAAGGAAAATTATTCCCTTTATTTAAAAACAGCAag tgTATGGACCAAAACTTTTGCAACAGTACCTAAATTAGAGCCAAGAGAAGATATA ATTAAGAAAATTACTGAAATGGGTTTCTCAGAAGATCAAGCTaag AAAGCATTAATAAAAGCTAACTGGAATGAAACTTTGGCCTTAAATACGCTCCTAGAAAattcttaa
- a CDS encoding phosphatase 2A regulatory subunit-related protein, putative, with the protein MNRKRYIINNSIHNENMNVNMRSSSGSFSEKSDLRDLKYNACMFLQGELMRQFLMDEDIWLFMQNVKMKLKENPNEMDMWLDTQLHMARLNSGHSFNSDIPPSLHTKTKFENSHLKPDKEYEKMFDIYNENDKTENLYYNKNKNKSQYSNYPMNESENVNFSSKEEHADEMDSQNFLKKILGDEYKEMKETNVNVNLKIDETYCNDNNMEKRNNDNLKNNINLCENIFSNNKDQPPFLKHSIDKQKILDSITNKINYIKNKKKQLEERSLSIINHLNNNKIEDNESTINSLSVYDLQYDNLLNDISNKNDDSIDKSTNSLHNTVDKTLNNNNINNYDNIIYTNKNNLINNIDKDFNQKVMLNNINFLDKKNDLSENNKTCEYYVQSASVKHQDIKENITKIDGSSNINNTNNYKNMSLYNDNQDYNLYNDDKDKVIKELEEHKNKLKKYNINIEENVKNNYNNVNVDDANKLHKDEYKIKNNNKDNISIPKMTITIGELIDEDTDIKLQKMFNQCNNKMDLNTFENEIVVNFLKIGRYMSHTLFSRVEKSSTDFVTYENFKKFFSKRFIDGEKDPSFYNDERYKFMFNKKNKDFYNNSYESKGMINVHNNNNDNRDILRENEIANVVENNQKGDHIDVPYRKCSVINFFNAIKEENKNYIEFKDFDIYIREILKRNKSLQFLLEHTEFLERYIESVIVRIYYYIDINDTNKIYLNDLRKHDLAHIWCFLDDSVKVQHIKNYFSYSHFYVYYCTFCQTSSCKDMLIDDNDLYRFDNHSLNDFIVNRIWSRISMKLGGPNQKYMCLNDWIYFIMNYEDMTTNRSIEFWFKLIDLDADCVIRDHEIQVFFHIQTERLKSHYLEEPKFEDWMCQMNDAIQPSIEGNFTLSDFKKNKKYASKFFGCLVSLSKLLAWESRDVHKELQIETEFPCWTPWEIFCKTKYDELCYIENESYYDENFDNYDNYDKYDNYDNYDKYDGYDKYDIYDNYDKYNNYDAKNLYILDSD; encoded by the coding sequence atgaatagaAAAAGATACATTATAAACAATTCAAttcataatgaaaatatgaatgTTAATATGAGATCTTCTTCTGGGTCTTTCTCAGAGAAGTCTGATTTGAGAGACTTAAAATATAATGCTTGTATGTTTTTACAAGGCGAATTAATGCGTCAATTTTTAATGGATGAAGATATATGGTTATTTATGcaaaatgtaaaaatgaaattaaaagaaaatccTAATGAAATGGATATGTGGTTAGACACTCAATTACATATGGCAAGATTGAATTCTGGACATTCGTTTAATTCAGATATCCCACCTTCTCTACatacaaaaacaaaatttgAAAACAGCCATTTAAAACCAGATAAGGAATATGAAAAGAtgtttgatatatataatgaaaatgataaaactgaaaatttatattataataaaaataaaaacaaaagtCAATATTCAAATTATCCTATGAATGAATCAGAAAATGTAAATTTTAGTTCCAAAGAAGAACATGCAGATGAAATGGATAGCCAAAactttttgaaaaaaatattgggagatgaatataaagaaatgaaaGAAACAAATGTTAatgtaaatttaaaaatagatGAAACATAttgtaatgataataatatggaaaagagaaataatgataatcttaaaaataatataaatttatgtgaaaatatattcagtaataataaagatcAACCaccttttttaaaacattcaATAGATAAACAAAAAATCCTTGATagtataacaaataaaattaattatataaaaaataaaaagaagcaATTGGAAGAAAGAAGCTTATCTATTAttaatcatttaaataataataaaattgaagATAATGAATCAACTATTAATTCATTATCTGTTTATGATTTAcaatatgataatttattgaatgatatatctaataaaaatgatgatagcATAGATAAAAGTACAAATTCTTTGCATAACACAGTTGATAaaacattaaataataataatataaataattatgataatatcatatatacaaacaaaaataatcttataaataatatagacaAGGATTTTAATCAAAAGGTGATgcttaataatataaattttcttgataaaaaaaatgacttgtctgaaaataataaaacatgtGAATATTATGTCCAATCAGCTTCTGTAAAACATCAagatattaaagaaaatatcaCAAAAATAGATGGTTCttctaatataaataatactaataattataaaaatatgagtttatataatgataatcaggattataatttatataatgatgataaggACAAGGTGATTAAAGAATTAGAAGAACATAAAAACAagttaaagaaatataatataaacatagaagaaaatgtaaaaaataattataataatgtaaatgtTGATGATGCAAACAAATTACATAAggatgaatataaaataaaaaataacaataaggataatatatctataccCAAAATGACCATAACCATTGGAGAGTTAATAGATGAAGATACAGATATTAAACTCCAAAAGATGTTTAAtcaatgtaataataaaatggatTTAAATACTTTTGAAAATGAAATAGTAGtaaattttttgaaaatagGGAGATATATGAGTCACACCCTATTTTCTAGGGTAGAAAAATCAAGTACTGATTTTGTGacatatgaaaattttaaaaaattcttttcGAAACGTTTTATTGATGGAGAAAAGGATCCAAGTttttataatgatgaaagatataaatttatgtttaacaaaaagaataaagatttttataataattcatatgaATCTAAGGGTATGATAAatgtacataataataataatgacaatCGAGATATTTTGAGAGAAAATGAAATAGCTAATGTTGTAGAAAATAACCAAAAAGGAGATCATATTGATGTACCATATAGAAAATGCTCtgtaattaatttttttaatgcaattaaagaagaaaataagaattatatagaatttaaagattttgatatatatataagagaaATATTGAAAAGGAATAAATCattacaatttttattaGAACATACAGAATTTCTAGAAAGATATATTGAATCTGTTATTGTtcgtatttattattatattgatattaatgatacgaataaaatatatttgaatgaTTTAAGAAAACATGATTTAGCTCATATATGGTGTTTTTTAGATGATTCTGTAAAAGtacaacatataaaaaattattttagttattctcatttttatgtatattattgtaCCTTTTGTCAAACTAGTAGTTGCAAAGATATGTTGATAGATGATAATGATTTGTATCGATTTGATAATCATTCATTAAATGATTTTATAGTAAATAGAATATGGTCCAGAATCTCTATGAAATTAGGAGGTCCtaatcaaaaatatatgtgtttGAACGAttggatatattttataatgaatTATGAAGATATGACAACTAATCGTTCAATAGAATTTTGGTTCAAATTAATTGACTTGGATGCAGATTGTGTAATAAGAGATCATGAAATTCAAGTTTTTTTCCATATACAAACAGAACGTTTAAAATCACATTATTTAGAAGAACCTAAATTTGAAGATTGGATGTGTCAAATGAATGATGCTATCCAACCATCTATTGAAGGTAATTTTACTCTATCagattttaaaaagaataaaaagtaTGCTTCCAAATTTTTTGGATGTCTAGTTAGTTTATCAAAATTGTTAGCATGGGAGAGTAGAGATGTACACAAGGAGCTTCAAATTGAAACTGAATTTCCATGTTGGACTCCATGGGAAATTTTttgtaaaacaaaatatgatgaattatgttatattgaaaatgaaagttattatgatgaaaattttgataattacgataattatgataaatatgataattatgataattatgataaatatgatggatatgataaatatgatatttatgataattatgataaatataataattatgatgcaAAAAATTTGTACATATTAGATTCGGATTAA
- a CDS encoding regulator of chromosome condensation, putative, translating into MTNFFKFKKSNDENVTQPKLVTKAIISSDFIKKLPKYEDKRTIIYYWGKRVINENDETPEHLPTIYTELSNVKIKEISCNRTCALFLSNTGNMYSFGKGLHGELGQGTMVVYNAQPSLIPTVTNIKQIACGYNHSLCLSNDNILYAWGHGNYNGLKCNYDRFTPTILNIYDYGDVIETTLNALSHLITDYEKSEKKKKTCTQIYAKYNQSIAVCDNNSSIYLWGETYNNYLKYIPTFFYKFQLDNKIKQIAMGKNFAVVLLVNGELYGWGDGTYGELCKSSFDDEGGCYFIYPEPLILRDANNKKLPNINKVSAGARHVLLITEDEHVWSFGDKISGQCGISGFQNIVTTPKFVELNENNQKAKKIFCGERHSACINKFNQLYMWGHSAHHKLIFTASSDFLLNQNVQPGISIQSGLKQKFNKATLIYSMLHQKVTNAYLGDDFTIVVVGGETFEKCKQGDQLSDKTFYSVQEENAFISI; encoded by the coding sequence atgacaaatttctttaaatttaaaaaatcaaatgatgaaaatgtgACTCAACCCAAATTGGTAACAAAAGCTATCATATCTTCTGACTTTATAAAGAAATTACCAAAGTATGAAGATAAGAGAaccataatatattactGGGGAAAAAGagttataaatgaaaatgacgAAACACCAGAACACTTACCTACGATATATACAGAACTTAGTAATGTAAAGATAAAAGAAATTAGTTGTAACCGTACTTGTGCTTTATTTTTAAGTAATACAGGAAATATGTATTCTTTTGGAAAAGGGTTACATGGGGAACTAGGTCAAGGAACGATGGTCGTTTATAATGCACAACCATCATTAATTCCAACagtaacaaatataaaacaaatagcATGTGGATATAATCATTCATTATGTTTatctaatgataatatattatatgcttGGGGTCATGGGAATTATAACGGATTAAAATGTAATTATGATAGATTTACCCCAactattttaaatatatatgattatggTGATGTTATTGAAACTACATTAAATGCTTTGTCTCATTTAATTACGGATTATGAGAAATccgaaaagaaaaaaaaaacatgcaCACAAATTTATGCTAAATATAATCAAAGTATAGCAGtttgtgataataatagttcCATTTATTTATGGGGAGAAACAtacaataattatttaaaatatattccaacattcttttataaatttcaattagataataaaataaaacaaatcgCAATGGGTAAAAATTTTGCGGTTGTTTTACTTGTCAATGGAGAATTATATGGATGGGGTGATGGCACCTATGGAGAATTATGTAAAAGTTCATTTGATGATGAAGGTGggtgttattttatttatcctGAACCTTTAATCTTAAGAGATgcaaataataagaaattaCCAAATATTAATAAGGTTAGTGCAGGAGCAAGAcatgtattattaataacaGAGGATGAACATGTTTGGTCTTTTGGAGATAAAATTTCAGGCCAATGTGGTATATCCGGATTTCAAAATATTGTTACAACACCAAAATTTGTTGAattgaatgaaaataatcaaaaagctaaaaaaatattttgtggAGAAAGGCATTCTGCTtgcataaataaatttaatcaACTTTATATGTGGGGACATTCAGCTCatcataaattaatttttacagCTAGCTCAGATTTTCTATTAAATCAAAATGTTCAACCTGGTATTTCTATTCAATCAGGACTGAaacaaaaatttaataaagctacattaatatattcaatgTTACATCAAAAAGTTACAAATGCATATTTAGGTGATGACTTTACTATTGTAGTCGTTGGAGGAGAAACATTTGAAAAATGTAAACAAGGTGATCAACTTTCAGACAAAACCTTTTATTCAGTTCAAGAGGAAAATGCATTTATATCtatttga